The following proteins come from a genomic window of Musa acuminata AAA Group cultivar baxijiao chromosome BXJ1-7, Cavendish_Baxijiao_AAA, whole genome shotgun sequence:
- the LOC135678666 gene encoding protein FAF-like, chloroplastic, producing MSVAVLQSPFHLEKYGWPAPEETKDDPVMAVEDDHNRPGQFDIWSAIQAQKGASPVAADPPAPYVHPLMRRSSSSLSQMSLQMCTESLGSESGSDDFSSVPDGLDFDYSPKNETKTEEEDHDVHEKVAVVEERGGLWSRTETEERQVPQRKADELISVNYNCSISRRSPSRSFPPPLPSLSRRDGPCLHMRPHRRDGRLVVQAVLVPSRNYLHAQREGGRLLLSFVDATFDDDSSETVEIEQPHEHHQVIDEIEENKAEEVKLKNCYEADDDEEEEEEEVEVVDRGTVIEVKVSTQPQQQNGSAMKILRSSLVINKFVGGTPRSSNAKCEQSNLNSISRWQAITPATVARRPPPTPATAAAAVVVASTLSASTEAYNDMGAWPSLGDDEHHLPLDNKLLFTSKRRNREELLHSMKRCSQLRKPLFIWEPCCIATSS from the coding sequence ATGTCGGTGGCTGTGCTGCAATCACCCTTCCACCTGGAGAAGTACGGCTGGCCTGCGCCAGAAGAGACGAAAGATGACCCTGTGATGGCCGTGGAAGACGACCACAACCGGCCGGGGCAATTCGACATCTGGAGTGCCATCCAAGCGCAGAAGGGCGCTAGTCCGGTGGCCGCCGATCCGCCGGCTCCTTATGTTCATCCTCTGATGAGGCGGTCCTCGAGCTCGCTGAGCCAGATGAGCCTCCAGATGTGCACGGAGAGCCTCGGCTCGGAGAGTGGCTCCGACGACTTCTCCTCGGTTCCCGACGGCCTTGACTTCGATTACTCGCCCAAGAACGAGACAAAGACGGAAGAAGAAGACCACGACGTGCATGAGAAAGTGGCAGTAGTTGAAGAACGAGGAGGACTGTGGTCTAGAACTGAAACAGAGGAGCGCCAAGTGCCGCAACGCAAAGCGGATGAGCTCATATCGGTGAACTACAATTGCTCCATCAGCAGGAGGTCGCCGTCGCGTTCGTTCCCTCCGCCGCTGCCATCTCTATCCCGCCGCGACGGGCCCTGCCTCCACATGAGGCCCCATCGCCGCGATGGCCGCCTCGTCGTCCAGGCTGTACTCGTACCTTCCCGGAACTACCTCCACGCTCAGCGCGAGGGCGGTCGCCTCCTCCTCTCCTTCGTCGACGCCACCTTCGACGATGACTCGTCCGAAACCGTCGAAATCGAACAGCCACACGAGCACCACCAAGTTATCGATGAAATCGAAGAGAACAAAGCAGAGGAAGTGAAACTGAAGAACTGCTACGAGGCAGACGAcgacgaagaggaggaagaagaggaagtggaAGTAGTCGACAGGGGAACCGTCATCGAGGTGAAAGTGAGCACACAACCCCAGCAACAGAACGGCAGCGCCATGAAGATCCTCCGGTCTTCTCTCGTCATCAACAAGTTCGTCGGCGGCACGCCGCGGAGCAGCAACGCCAAGTGCGAGCAGAGCAATCTCAACAGCATCAGCCGGTGGCAAGCTATCACACCAGCGACAGTGGCACGACGACCACCACCGACACCCGCCACCGCAGCAGCTGCAGTAGTGGTAGCCTCTACCCTCAGCGCCTCCACTGAAGCTTACAACGACATGGGAGCGTGGCCTTCGCTCGGCGACGACGAACACCACCTGCCACTCGACAACAAGCTGCTCTTCACCTCGAAGCGGCGCAACCGCGAGGAGCTGCTCCACAGCATGAAGCGGTGCAGTCAGCTGCGCAAGCCATTGTTCATCTGGGAGCCCTGTTGCATTGCCACTTCCTCCTGA
- the LOC135679913 gene encoding phospholipase A2-alpha-like — protein sequence MAGRRTHSPPQLNLAVPFLALLLSVTTPVHGLNIGVRSVDPGIATSKQQCSRKCESDHCTVPPFLRYGKYCGILYSGCPGEKPCDALDACCMVHDACVQAKHDYLSQECNENFLNCIEAVRASGKGTFRGNKCMVEEVMDVITLVIEAALLAGRVLHKP from the exons ATGGCCGGAAGGAGAACGCACTCGCCACCGCAGCTGAATCTGGCAGTGCCGTTCCTCGCACTGCTCCTCTCCGTCACCACGCCGGTCCACGGCCTTAACATCGGCGTCCGATCCGTCGACCCCGGCATCGCCACG AGCAAGCAGCAGTGCAGCAGAAAGTGCGAGTCCGATCATTGCACTG TGCCACCCTTCCTGAGGTACGGCAAATACTGCGGCATCTTATACAGCGGGTGCCCGGGGGAGAAGCCATGCGATGCTCTTGACGCCTGCTGCATGGTCCATGACGCCTGTGTGCAGGCCAAAc ATGACTACCTGAGCCAGGAGTGCAACGAGAACTTCCTCAACTGCATCGAAGCGGTGAGGGCATCCGGGAAGGGGACCTTCAGGGGGAACAAATGCATGGTGGAGGAGGTGATGGATGTGATCACATTGGTGATAGAGGCTGCCTTGTTAGCTGGAAGAGtccttcacaagccatag